GTGCAGGGCCACCCACACGAAGCAGTTGGGCCGGGCCATGTAGTCGGCGACGTCCGCCGGCTGGATATCGCGCAGTCGACGCCCCTGCTCGTAGGCCACGCAGTTGACGATCATCGCGGCGTCCCTCCTGGCGGGTGAACGAATCCCTCAGGGATGAGCATAGCCCCACCGCCCGGCCGGGCTCGACTCGCGGCGCCAACGCGGGGCCCTGGCGCTCCGGTGGGCGCCCATCATAGGCTGGAGACTCACCTTCAAGGAAAGCGGAGATCACCATGCCGATATCACGTGCCCAGATCGCCACCGAATCCGGCGAGAAGCTGCTCGAGCGACTGTGCAAGCACTGGGCCCACAAGCTCGAGGTGGAGCAGCAGGGCAACGAGGGGCGGGTCAGCTTCGAGGATGGCTCCTGCCTGCTGTGGGCCGAGCCGGACAGGCTGCAGGTGGCCGTCGAGGCCCTGGACGAGGAGGGCCTGGATCGCCTGGAGGGCGTGGTCGCCAGTCACCTGGAGCGCATGGCCGGCGACGAGGCCCTGCAGATCGTCTGGGAAAATTGAGCGGCGAGGCGCCGACGGTCCGCACCGCCCATCTGGGCATGCTGCTGTGGGCGTTGCTGGTGGGGCTGTCGTTCCCCGCCGTGGGGCTGATGAGTGCGCTGCCGCCGTTCTCGCTCACCGCGCTGCGTTTCGCCATCGCCTGCCTGGGCCTGGGGTGGCTGGTCCGCCGGGTGCCGGGTGCCTGGCCGGGCTGGCGGGCACTGCCGCTGTTCGCCGCCATGGGGCTGTGCCTGGCCGGCTTCTTCGGCGCCATGTTCTGGGCGGCCCATTACGCCACGGCGCTGTCCATGGCCACCCTCTACGTGACCGTGCCGCTGCTCGCCTACGGCCTGGGCCTGGGGGCCGGCGTCGAGCGGCTGGCCTGGCGACTGCCGGCGATCCTCGCCCTGGGCGCGACGGGGGCCCTGGGGCTGGCCTTCGCCGAGGCGCTGGAGCGCGGTGGCGCGCTGCGCTTCGGGGTGGGCGAGGCGGTGTTCTTCCTCGGCTGCCTGTGCTCGGCCCTCTACCCGGTGCTCAGCAAGTGGGGCCTGACCCGGGGCGTGCTGCCCGCCTCGGCGGCGGTGCGCACCTTCTGGAGCCTGGGGCTCGGCGGAGTGCTGATCGGCCTGCTGGGCCTGGCGGTGGAGCCGGTGGGCCGGCTCGCCACCATGAGCTGGCGCGATGGCCTGCTGCTGGTCTACCTGGGGCTCTTCTCCAGCGCCCTGACCTTCTGGCTGATGCAGCGGGCCACCGCGGTGCTGACCCCCGGCGCCATCACCGCCTACGGCTACCTGGTGCCCTTCGTCTCGATGCTGCTGCTGTTCGTCGAGATGCCCTCGCGCCTCGGCTGGGTCTGGCTGCCCGGCAGCGCCCTGGTGCTGCTGGCCATCGGCCTGCTGCTGTGCCATGACCCGGCGGCCGACTGAGTCCGGCGACTATTCGTCCGCCGGCACCGCCAGGCCGGGGTAGCGGGAGCGGATCTCGTCGTAGAGCGGGCGCGGGTCGCCGGCATGGCGACGCGAGAAGTGGAAGGGCACCAGGCACGCCACGCCCGCCGCCGTGGCGATCTCGCCGCAGGCCCGGGCGGTCAGGTGGCCGGTGCGGCGGGCCTGGTCCGCCTCCGCCTCGAGGAAGGGGGCCTCGCAGACCAGGATGTCGGCGTCCTTCGCCAGGGCCTGCAGGCGGCGCCGGTTGGCCGG
The Halomonas sp. M4R1S46 DNA segment above includes these coding regions:
- a CDS encoding DUF2218 domain-containing protein, with translation MPISRAQIATESGEKLLERLCKHWAHKLEVEQQGNEGRVSFEDGSCLLWAEPDRLQVAVEALDEEGLDRLEGVVASHLERMAGDEALQIVWEN
- a CDS encoding DMT family transporter, giving the protein MSGEAPTVRTAHLGMLLWALLVGLSFPAVGLMSALPPFSLTALRFAIACLGLGWLVRRVPGAWPGWRALPLFAAMGLCLAGFFGAMFWAAHYATALSMATLYVTVPLLAYGLGLGAGVERLAWRLPAILALGATGALGLAFAEALERGGALRFGVGEAVFFLGCLCSALYPVLSKWGLTRGVLPASAAVRTFWSLGLGGVLIGLLGLAVEPVGRLATMSWRDGLLLVYLGLFSSALTFWLMQRATAVLTPGAITAYGYLVPFVSMLLLFVEMPSRLGWVWLPGSALVLLAIGLLLCHDPAAD